The Chryseobacterium indicum genome includes a window with the following:
- a CDS encoding 1,4-dihydroxy-2-naphthoyl-CoA synthase, whose product MIEWKTAKEYEDITYKKCNGVARIAFNRPEVRNAFRPKTTSELYDAFYDAYEDPKIGVVLLSGEGPSPKDGGWAFCSGGDQKARGHQGYVGEDGRHRLNILEVQRLIRFMPKVVIAVVPGWAVGGGHSLHVVCDLTLASEEHAIFKQTDADVTSFDGGYGSAYLAKMVGQKKAREIFFLGRNYSAQEAFEMGMVNKVVPHAELEDTAYEWAQEILAKSPTSIRMLKFAMNLTDDGMVGQQVFAGEATRLAYMTEEAKEGRNAFLEKRKPNFGDDQWIS is encoded by the coding sequence ATGATTGAGTGGAAAACCGCCAAAGAATACGAAGATATTACGTACAAAAAATGTAATGGAGTAGCGAGAATTGCTTTCAACAGACCGGAAGTTCGTAACGCTTTCAGACCAAAAACAACCTCAGAATTATACGATGCTTTTTATGACGCTTATGAAGACCCGAAAATCGGCGTCGTCCTGCTTTCAGGAGAAGGACCAAGTCCGAAAGACGGAGGTTGGGCATTTTGCAGTGGTGGAGATCAGAAAGCAAGAGGACATCAGGGGTATGTAGGAGAAGACGGAAGACACCGTTTAAATATTCTTGAAGTTCAGCGTCTCATCCGTTTTATGCCTAAAGTCGTAATCGCGGTAGTTCCGGGTTGGGCTGTTGGTGGAGGACACTCGCTTCATGTGGTTTGTGATCTTACTTTAGCAAGTGAAGAACACGCAATTTTCAAACAAACTGATGCCGATGTTACCAGTTTCGACGGTGGTTACGGATCTGCTTATCTTGCAAAAATGGTAGGACAGAAAAAAGCCCGTGAAATTTTCTTTTTAGGAAGAAATTATTCCGCTCAGGAAGCTTTCGAAATGGGAATGGTAAATAAAGTGGTTCCTCATGCAGAACTGGAAGATACAGCCTATGAATGGGCTCAGGAAATTTTAGCTAAATCTCCTACTTCCATCAGAATGCTGAAATTTGCCATGAATCTTACAGACGACGGAATGGTGGGGCAGCAGGTTTTCGCAGGTGAAGCAACACGTCTGGCGTACATGACGGAGGAAGCAAAAGAAGGAAGAAACGCATTCCTTGAAAAAAGAAAACCGAATTTCGGAGACGATCAGTGGATATCTTAA